The following proteins are co-located in the Microcystis wesenbergii NRERC-220 genome:
- the rpmH gene encoding 50S ribosomal protein L34, translated as MSKRTLEGTTRKQKRTSGFRARMRSVNGRKVIKARRKRGRYRLSV; from the coding sequence GTGAGTAAACGTACTTTAGAAGGAACCACGCGCAAACAGAAGCGCACTTCTGGATTTAGAGCGAGAATGCGTAGCGTCAACGGACGTAAAGTAATTAAAGCTCGTCGGAAAAGAGGGCGCTATCGTTTAAGTGTTTAG
- the rnpA gene encoding ribonuclease P protein component, translated as MGLPQIHRLKHRQDFQAVYGTGKRYHGSHLTLISLEDSCPDAPGPSRFGISISKKVSKKAVVRNRLKRQIRAVIRELLPEIAAGWRGIIIIRPGAIECNYEHFLRELKQLLVKANIIHGH; from the coding sequence GTGGGACTACCCCAAATTCATCGCTTAAAACATCGACAGGATTTTCAAGCTGTCTATGGAACAGGGAAGCGTTATCACGGTTCCCACTTAACCTTAATTAGTTTAGAGGATTCTTGCCCAGATGCCCCCGGCCCCAGTCGTTTTGGCATCTCGATTAGCAAGAAAGTTAGTAAAAAAGCGGTGGTTCGTAATCGACTAAAAAGACAAATAAGAGCAGTAATTCGGGAGTTATTGCCAGAAATAGCAGCAGGATGGCGAGGGATAATCATTATCCGTCCTGGGGCGATCGAGTGCAATTATGAACATTTTTTGCGAGAATTAAAGCAGTTGTTAGTGAAGGCCAATATAATTCATGGGCATTAA
- a CDS encoding PH domain-containing protein, protein MGIKEETFYEGGPHIGDLIINILLGFTVICLPLTVGAVVRAIWLRYKITDRRISITGGWMGRDRTDIIYSEVAKVAKMPRGIGVWGDIVVTLKDRSRLEMRAMPKFREIHDYIAERVADKTGRPLESIISQ, encoded by the coding sequence ATGGGCATTAAAGAAGAAACTTTTTATGAAGGGGGTCCGCACATCGGCGACCTAATCATCAATATACTGCTAGGATTTACGGTGATTTGTTTACCTTTGACCGTTGGGGCAGTAGTACGCGCAATCTGGTTAAGATATAAGATAACCGATCGGCGGATTTCAATCACCGGGGGTTGGATGGGACGTGATCGCACGGATATTATCTATTCAGAAGTGGCAAAAGTGGCAAAAATGCCGAGAGGAATTGGTGTTTGGGGGGATATTGTGGTAACTCTCAAGGATAGAAGTCGTTTAGAAATGCGTGCGATGCCGAAATTCCGGGAAATTCATGACTACATTGCCGAAAGAGTCGCCGATAAAACCGGTCGTCCCCTAGAATCGATCATAAGTCAATAA